One Streptomyces sp. BA2 DNA window includes the following coding sequences:
- a CDS encoding response regulator transcription factor, with the protein MTRVLLIEADPAVRRGAVLDLGRRGYETEAVATGEDGLVALKTLEPDIVLLNLMLPGINGLEVCRRIRETSQLPIIILSARGEDIDVVVGLEAGADDYVVKPASGELIEARMRAVLRRVAPSHSGADEQYGLFAVGDLQIDRDALRVRKHGQDVPLAPSEMKLLLFLSAAPEQVFSRQQLLDEVWAPSCYGDARLVDACVMRLRAKIEDDPKAPHYIQTVRGFGYRLGPL; encoded by the coding sequence ATGACACGTGTTCTGCTGATTGAGGCTGATCCAGCCGTACGCCGGGGTGCGGTCTTGGATTTGGGCCGTCGGGGGTACGAGACCGAGGCGGTTGCCACCGGTGAGGATGGATTGGTGGCATTAAAAACCCTCGAGCCGGACATTGTGCTCCTCAATCTGATGCTGCCTGGCATCAACGGTCTGGAAGTGTGCCGACGCATCCGCGAGACCAGCCAGTTACCCATCATCATTCTCTCCGCGCGCGGTGAGGACATCGACGTGGTGGTTGGCCTGGAGGCAGGAGCCGACGATTACGTCGTCAAACCCGCCAGCGGCGAACTCATCGAGGCACGAATGCGGGCTGTGCTGCGCCGTGTTGCGCCCTCTCATTCCGGTGCCGACGAGCAGTACGGACTCTTCGCCGTGGGGGACCTGCAGATCGACCGTGATGCGCTGAGGGTGCGCAAGCACGGACAGGACGTGCCGCTGGCCCCCTCCGAGATGAAACTTCTGCTGTTTCTCAGCGCAGCTCCGGAACAGGTCTTCAGCCGTCAACAACTCCTCGACGAGGTCTGGGCGCCCAGTTGCTACGGCGACGCCCGCCTGGTCGATGCTTGCGTGATGCGGCTGCGTGCGAAGATTGAGGACGACCCAAAAGCACCGCACTACATCCAGACCGTGCGGGGATTCGGCTATCGCTTAGGGCCCCTGTGA
- a CDS encoding ABC transporter ATP-binding protein: MTVCHFAAVTAGYRVGTPVLSDLSFRLDDGVTLISGPNGTGKSTVVELMAGALRPFTGTVWLDGIAAHDPRLRGRRTVCCSSPALYPALSLAEHVELLRPVRDVDDHELRTRTSAYGLRPWRNTPTGELSTGNLRKAWVVLTTIKPAPFLIFDEPFNGMDPQGVAALLAEFGQWRRQGRAVAVVAHHPPPELDELVTATIQLAGRGPLTGHGGRLSRTVDRNTT, encoded by the coding sequence ATGACTGTCTGTCACTTTGCCGCCGTGACCGCGGGCTACCGCGTCGGCACCCCCGTACTGTCCGATCTGTCCTTCCGTCTTGACGACGGTGTGACACTGATCAGTGGCCCCAACGGAACGGGCAAGTCCACCGTCGTGGAACTGATGGCCGGGGCGCTCAGACCGTTCACCGGCACCGTGTGGCTCGACGGCATTGCCGCGCACGACCCGCGACTGCGTGGCCGTCGCACCGTGTGCTGCAGCAGCCCTGCGCTCTATCCGGCACTCTCCCTCGCCGAACACGTCGAACTGCTCAGGCCGGTACGCGACGTTGACGACCATGAGCTGCGCACGCGCACGAGCGCCTACGGACTCCGCCCCTGGCGAAATACACCCACCGGCGAACTGTCCACCGGCAACCTGCGCAAGGCGTGGGTCGTTCTGACCACGATCAAACCCGCCCCCTTCCTCATCTTCGACGAACCGTTCAACGGCATGGACCCCCAAGGGGTGGCCGCGCTGCTCGCGGAGTTCGGACAGTGGCGCCGGCAAGGCCGCGCGGTTGCAGTCGTCGCTCACCACCCGCCGCCGGAGCTGGACGAACTCGTCACCGCCACCATCCAGTTGGCGGGCCGCGGTCCGCTCACCGGGCACGGCGGACGCCTCTCGCGGACAGTCGACAGGAACACCACGTGA
- a CDS encoding response regulator, translating into MTLSYAVRRYVGSGGHDSHNDRRRRRFRTQRPAANPGDIRRHRRPGHLRRRGRGSPRAPSPPARRTVDIHMPDVDGLAVLTALLALPEPPAVSMLTSFGADTYVCAALSAGALGFLLKDTSPDQLIAGVRLLLALTKAADHETVGPFPRRSGYGNPSVAAVDRVR; encoded by the coding sequence ATGACGCTCAGTTATGCTGTGCGCCGTTACGTCGGAAGTGGGGGGCATGATTCGCATAATGATCGTCGACGACGACGTTTCCGTACGCAGCGGCCTGCAGCGAATCCTGGAGACATCCGACGACATCGGCGTCCTGGCCACCTGCGGCGGCGCGGACGCGGAAGCCCTCGCGCGCCTTCACCGCCCGCACGTCGCACTGTCGACATTCACATGCCGGACGTCGACGGACTGGCCGTCCTCACGGCACTGCTCGCCCTGCCCGAACCGCCCGCTGTCTCGATGCTCACCTCATTCGGCGCCGACACCTACGTCTGTGCCGCCCTCAGCGCCGGAGCACTGGGATTCCTCCTCAAGGACACCAGTCCGGACCAACTGATCGCGGGAGTACGGCTCTTACTGGCTCTAACGAAAGCTGCTGATCATGAGACGGTCGGTCCTTTTCCTCGTAGGTCTGGGTATGGGAACCCGTCAGTCGCGGCCGTGGATCGTGTCAGATGA
- a CDS encoding FAD-binding protein, whose translation MTLDDSSANHLSDTLTAGCNLSDEAAARVTIDAAQSVLRWLARVGVGFDRYPDGRLHLGREGGHHWHRIAHAGGDATRVAVSAVLVAAVRAQRHVEFRRGGFGATCSSTPQGTRSPKYCANAGAASVCWPPGRPTHDRVGRPLMHGVHPRGDLAPRVVVARAITLRLRESGDDHALLDATRLGGWAAHFPQSVCIASRTA comes from the coding sequence GTGACACTCGACGACAGCTCCGCCAACCATCTGAGCGACACTCTCACCGCGGGATGCAACCTGAGCGACGAGGCCGCCGCCCGTGTCACCATTGATGCCGCACAGTCCGTACTGCGCTGGCTGGCCCGCGTCGGCGTCGGCTTCGACCGATATCCGGATGGGCGCCTGCACCTGGGCCGGGAAGGCGGACACCACTGGCACCGCATCGCGCACGCCGGGGGTGATGCAACCCGTGTAGCCGTCTCAGCGGTGCTGGTGGCGGCGGTGCGGGCGCAGCGCCACGTCGAGTTTCGTCGAGGGGGGTTCGGCGCGACCTGCTCCTCGACACCGCAGGGGACGCGATCACCGAAGTACTGTGCGAACGCAGGGGCGGCGTCGGTCTGTTGGCCGCCGGGCCGGCCGACTCACGACCGCGTCGGGCGCCCCCTCATGCACGGCGTTCACCCGCGGGGTGATCTAGCGCCTCGTGTCGTCGTGGCCCGCGCCATCACCCTGCGCCTGCGCGAGAGCGGCGACGACCATGCCCTGCTCGATGCCACCCGACTGGGGGGCTGGGCCGCCCACTTCCCACAGTCCGTGTGCATTGCATCGCGCACGGCATAG
- a CDS encoding FAD-dependent oxidoreductase produces MHHQLPDGEHDFVVVGGGAAGLACALALSRRGSVRLLVKSALGDGCTTIAQGNRGSSDTRRQLRQPSERHSHRGMQPERRGRRPCHH; encoded by the coding sequence ATGCACCACCAACTCCCGGATGGCGAGCACGACTTCGTCGTGGTGGGCGGCGGTGCTGCCGGGCTCGCATGCGCGCTGGCCCTCAGCCGCCGCGGCTCGGTCCGCCTCCTGGTCAAATCCGCGCTCGGCGACGGCTGTACGACCATCGCGCAGGGGAATCGCGGCAGCAGTGACACTCGACGACAGCTCCGCCAACCATCTGAGCGACACTCTCACCGCGGGATGCAACCTGAGCGACGAGGCCGCCGCCCGTGTCACCATTGA
- a CDS encoding IS110 family transposase, whose protein sequence is MAASIVSCPAQPSRLPSEPRPSRRLLPETNSGGDRVSSRAAGDWATGVRHQPLAVALFRDRHSVAHKESAAIDAPALANILRTDKAAHRPLPADSRLAQAADRLTRAQQDAVWDRAQAHNTLRSQQGSSPPRSWPPSPSTAAGCAHARPRPPGRCTGADPGAKLTPPATGTAQRAGRQLGIKAEADQFHELLRRDYLHQLPGRGGTRPASYRPPSAARDRQHPDTSITTGFAGLGP, encoded by the coding sequence ATGGCGGCCTCCATCGTCTCTTGCCCCGCTCAACCGAGTCGTCTTCCCAGCGAACCGCGTCCTTCCCGCCGGCTCCTGCCAGAAACGAATTCCGGTGGCGATCGAGTCTCCTCCCGGGCTGCGGGCGACTGGGCGACCGGTGTTCGCCATCAACCGCTGGCCGTGGCCCTCTTCCGCGACCGACACTCAGTCGCCCACAAGGAGTCCGCTGCGATCGACGCCCCCGCCCTGGCGAACATCTTGCGCACCGACAAGGCCGCCCACCGGCCGCTGCCCGCGGACTCCAGGCTGGCCCAGGCGGCCGACAGGCTCACACGGGCCCAGCAGGACGCGGTCTGGGACCGCGCCCAGGCCCACAACACGCTCCGCTCCCAGCAAGGGAGTTCTCCCCCGCGATCCTGGCCGCCTTCGCCGAGCACTGCCGCGGGCTGTGCTCACGCGAGGCCCCGCCCTCCTGGCCGCTGCACAGGCGCCGACCCGGGCGCCAAGCTCACGCCGCCAGCTACGGGAACTGCTCAACGCGCTGGACGCCAACTGGGCATCAAAGCTGAGGCGGACCAGTTCCACGAACTTCTCCGCCGCGACTACCTCCACCAACTCCCAGGTCGAGGAGGCACTCGGCCAGCAAGCTACCGCCCTCCTTCAGCAGCTCGAGACCGCCAGCACCCAGACACATCGATCACCACAGGCTTTGCAGGGCTTGGCCCTTGA
- the cas7e gene encoding type I-E CRISPR-associated protein Cas7/Cse4/CasC, producing MTQRLYIDVHVVQTIPPANPNRDDQGTPKEAIYGGVRRSRVSSQAWKRASRQHFDAQAPEPERATRTRRMTNELTVRISRNTSLGHKDASRIATALLSQLGLSQGKKAGDTAYLLFYGHAQLDAVAALVTDRATDLAALDDKTLAAAVKQLPVAERFETGHPVGVALFGRMVADLPKLNVDAAVQVAHALSTHETQLEFDYFTTVDDQNGQDETGAGMIGTIGFNSATLYRYATIGFAQLTDNLGGDTEAALAALDRFIESFVLSAPTGCQNSFAHRTRPSLVALIVRTDQPVNLVSAFEEPIAAEVGIQANSARRLAEEHITATQVWGDTPLYSAASHTFTIREPLTKDTAETLTRAFGEPLTFADLRTTLRARVSAAVREKA from the coding sequence GTGACCCAGCGCCTGTATATCGACGTACACGTCGTCCAGACCATCCCGCCCGCCAACCCCAACCGCGACGACCAAGGCACCCCCAAGGAAGCCATCTACGGCGGCGTGCGCCGCTCCCGCGTCTCCTCCCAGGCATGGAAACGGGCCTCCCGCCAGCATTTCGACGCCCAGGCCCCCGAGCCCGAGCGCGCCACCCGCACCCGGCGCATGACCAACGAACTCACCGTCCGCATCTCCCGCAACACCAGCCTGGGGCACAAAGACGCCAGCCGCATCGCCACCGCCCTGCTCTCCCAACTCGGCCTCAGCCAGGGCAAGAAGGCTGGCGACACCGCCTACCTCCTTTTCTATGGCCATGCCCAACTCGACGCCGTGGCTGCCCTCGTCACTGACCGCGCCACCGACCTCGCAGCCCTGGACGACAAGACTCTCGCCGCAGCAGTCAAACAACTGCCCGTCGCAGAACGCTTCGAGACGGGCCACCCCGTGGGCGTCGCCCTGTTCGGCCGCATGGTCGCCGACCTTCCCAAACTCAACGTCGACGCCGCCGTACAGGTGGCACACGCCTTGTCCACCCACGAGACACAGCTCGAGTTCGACTACTTCACCACCGTCGACGACCAGAACGGACAGGACGAGACCGGAGCCGGCATGATCGGAACCATCGGCTTCAACTCCGCCACCCTCTACCGCTACGCCACCATCGGCTTCGCCCAGCTCACCGACAACCTCGGCGGCGACACCGAAGCCGCGCTCGCCGCGCTCGACCGGTTCATCGAAAGCTTCGTGCTCTCCGCTCCCACCGGCTGCCAGAACTCCTTCGCCCACCGCACCCGCCCCAGCCTCGTCGCCCTCATCGTCCGCACTGACCAACCCGTCAACCTCGTCTCCGCCTTCGAAGAACCCATCGCCGCCGAAGTCGGCATCCAGGCAAACTCCGCCCGCCGCCTCGCCGAAGAACACATCACCGCCACCCAGGTATGGGGCGACACTCCCCTCTACAGCGCAGCCAGCCACACCTTCACCATCCGTGAACCCCTCACCAAGGACACCGCCGAAACCCTCACCCGGGCCTTCGGCGAACCCCTCACATTCGCCGACCTGCGCACCACGCTCCGGGCCCGCGTCTCCGCAGCCGTGCGGGAGAAGGCATGA
- the casA gene encoding type I-E CRISPR-associated protein Cse1/CasA produces MHAIVKKTCTYRSCLLASSREAPVEGGPMVHGFSLRDEPWLRLPPALGGPAVDHCLRTALLEAHKFGDLVVELPTQRPAVFRQVLLPVILDALGRPADEREWMAWFAPGRWSQDQRSRLDTYLDAHGGLFDLFHPQKPFGQAAGLCTAKGETKTAGLIVATAATGNNVPLFASRCEGDVFPLTPAQAAHWLMHTHCWDTAAIKTGAVGDPKAKAGKTTGNPTGPLGQMSVALLVGATLFETLLLNLPVGPPPASTDLPQWRRCDPADPHSASSPQWWARTPEGLLDLWTWQSRRIRLFPEMTGQGLRVTRVLVAAGDRMPRTPDIEPHTMWRVEPSGGRSPGGNKGMTVPRRPLRLQSGRAAWRRLDALLAPERQAMDAGQRTSGFTTSTLLGQVGSLAPDLDDTYPLRVELSGIAYGTQSAVIDDVMFDALPLPLAALDADSTVRSALLEVAEQAEQLATAVNHLSADLRRALGAEPIPWDKGQRPGELLLHALDPLVRLMLTGVRAVNDTKRIEDRQLAWEQLAWHRAWEVAERLLRAAPVTAFAGRSLGPQEGKPARTHCVSLAEAFFRKRQAQILHRAQAARQHCPNSPNA; encoded by the coding sequence TTGCACGCAATTGTGAAGAAAACGTGTACATACCGAAGCTGCTTGTTAGCTTCAAGCAGAGAAGCTCCTGTTGAGGGGGGACCGATGGTTCATGGCTTTTCCCTGAGAGACGAACCCTGGCTGCGATTACCGCCGGCCCTGGGCGGGCCCGCGGTAGATCACTGCCTTCGCACCGCACTGCTGGAGGCCCACAAGTTCGGCGATCTGGTGGTGGAGCTGCCCACCCAGCGGCCGGCCGTGTTCCGGCAGGTTCTGCTGCCCGTAATCCTTGATGCCCTGGGCCGCCCCGCGGACGAGCGCGAGTGGATGGCCTGGTTCGCCCCGGGGCGGTGGTCGCAGGATCAGCGGTCACGGCTCGATACGTATCTGGACGCGCACGGTGGGCTGTTCGACCTGTTCCATCCGCAGAAGCCCTTCGGGCAGGCCGCCGGGCTGTGCACGGCGAAGGGCGAGACAAAGACTGCCGGGCTGATCGTTGCGACCGCCGCGACGGGCAATAACGTGCCACTGTTCGCTTCGCGTTGCGAGGGGGACGTCTTTCCCCTGACTCCGGCGCAGGCGGCGCACTGGCTGATGCACACACACTGTTGGGACACCGCCGCGATCAAAACCGGCGCGGTGGGTGACCCGAAAGCCAAGGCCGGCAAGACCACCGGGAATCCGACCGGGCCACTCGGGCAGATGAGTGTCGCCCTCCTCGTGGGAGCAACGCTGTTCGAGACGCTGTTGTTGAATCTCCCCGTGGGGCCGCCACCGGCCTCCACCGACTTGCCGCAGTGGAGGAGATGCGATCCTGCAGATCCTCATTCGGCCAGCAGCCCCCAGTGGTGGGCGCGGACGCCCGAAGGGCTCCTGGACCTGTGGACCTGGCAGTCCCGCCGCATCCGACTCTTCCCCGAAATGACCGGCCAGGGGCTGCGGGTAACCCGTGTGCTGGTCGCTGCCGGCGACCGCATGCCCCGCACCCCCGACATCGAGCCGCACACCATGTGGCGCGTGGAGCCGAGCGGTGGCCGCAGCCCGGGAGGAAACAAGGGCATGACCGTGCCGCGCCGCCCACTGCGCCTCCAGTCCGGGAGGGCCGCGTGGCGCAGACTCGACGCACTGCTGGCCCCTGAGCGCCAGGCCATGGATGCCGGACAGAGGACGAGCGGGTTCACCACGAGCACCCTCCTCGGCCAGGTCGGCTCCCTGGCACCCGACCTCGACGACACTTATCCGCTGCGCGTGGAACTCTCCGGTATCGCCTACGGCACCCAGTCGGCTGTCATCGACGACGTGATGTTCGACGCCCTGCCCCTCCCCCTGGCCGCCCTCGATGCAGACAGCACTGTGCGCTCCGCCCTCCTCGAAGTAGCAGAACAGGCAGAGCAGCTGGCCACGGCGGTCAACCACCTCTCGGCTGACCTACGGCGCGCTCTGGGCGCCGAACCGATCCCCTGGGACAAGGGCCAGCGCCCCGGCGAACTCCTCCTGCACGCCCTGGATCCTCTGGTGCGGCTGATGCTGACCGGGGTGAGAGCGGTCAATGACACCAAGCGGATCGAGGATCGCCAGCTCGCCTGGGAGCAGCTTGCCTGGCACCGCGCCTGGGAGGTCGCTGAACGCCTCCTGCGGGCAGCGCCCGTCACGGCATTCGCGGGGCGAAGCCTTGGTCCGCAGGAGGGCAAGCCCGCACGTACGCACTGCGTCTCCTTGGCCGAGGCCTTCTTCCGCAAGCGCCAGGCTCAGATTCTCCACCGGGCCCAGGCCGCTCGGCAACACTGCCCCAATTCCCCCAACGCGTAG
- a CDS encoding ParA family protein — MSSPASDREKVVSKLPSQLRHDLKIRAAQHRFDLQDAVEQGIAAWMSLAAAPATVDTAGADSFSTWLPPGQWASFAQVAKDRKLSLIQGLAQSVMLWLDNNPSPTVQRRRYPKRRIVCNQKGGVGKTAVTSGLGAALAEDPDSLHPVRISRHLADQIAAQEAAALDEEATRGSTKSALKIEELPGLGRRILMVDFDPQRHLTKQLGQEDIPMSPDSDSLSKHMSGEAKGDIHDLVVTINDDRYGSRLDLLPGCKDAFLLDVALSKVRFREAALERALAPLEGEYDEIIVDCPPSLGLSMDAAIYYGRRREEEDTGVSGPLIIVQAEDSSADAYDLLIEQIEDLREDMGIDLDYLGIVVNLYDPRRGYIATSSLDAWIAIKDPRVVAVIGDLGDQRKAVRMKQPLLSFSPRGEQAVTMRALARELP, encoded by the coding sequence ATGAGCTCGCCAGCCAGCGACCGCGAGAAGGTCGTATCCAAACTCCCCAGCCAACTTCGACACGATCTGAAGATCCGAGCTGCCCAGCACCGGTTTGACCTGCAGGATGCGGTAGAGCAAGGCATCGCTGCCTGGATGAGCCTTGCAGCCGCGCCCGCAACCGTCGACACCGCCGGCGCCGACTCCTTCTCCACCTGGCTTCCCCCTGGCCAGTGGGCCTCCTTCGCTCAGGTGGCCAAGGATCGAAAGCTTTCCCTGATCCAGGGACTTGCCCAGTCGGTAATGCTGTGGTTGGACAACAACCCGTCACCCACCGTCCAGCGCCGTAGGTACCCCAAGCGCCGCATCGTCTGCAACCAGAAGGGCGGCGTCGGTAAGACAGCCGTGACATCAGGCCTCGGCGCAGCACTCGCGGAGGACCCGGACTCACTCCATCCGGTACGGATCTCGCGCCACCTGGCCGACCAGATTGCCGCGCAGGAAGCCGCCGCCCTTGATGAAGAGGCAACGCGGGGCTCGACGAAGTCGGCGCTCAAGATTGAGGAGTTGCCCGGCTTGGGGCGCCGCATCCTGATGGTCGACTTCGACCCGCAGCGCCACCTGACCAAGCAGCTTGGGCAGGAAGACATTCCGATGAGCCCGGACTCCGACAGCCTCAGCAAGCACATGTCCGGCGAGGCAAAGGGCGACATTCACGACCTCGTCGTCACCATCAATGATGACCGCTACGGCAGCCGACTGGACCTGCTGCCCGGATGCAAGGACGCCTTCCTCCTGGATGTCGCGCTCTCCAAGGTGCGTTTCCGTGAAGCAGCCCTCGAGCGAGCCCTGGCGCCACTCGAAGGCGAGTACGACGAAATCATCGTCGACTGCCCGCCCAGTCTTGGCCTCAGCATGGACGCGGCGATCTACTACGGTCGGCGGCGCGAAGAGGAGGACACCGGGGTCTCTGGGCCGCTCATCATCGTGCAGGCCGAGGACAGCAGCGCCGACGCCTACGACCTGCTCATCGAGCAGATCGAGGACCTCCGCGAGGACATGGGCATCGATCTCGACTACCTGGGCATCGTCGTCAACCTCTACGACCCGCGCCGGGGATACATCGCCACCTCTTCGCTGGACGCCTGGATCGCCATAAAGGACCCGAGGGTCGTCGCGGTCATCGGCGACCTCGGAGACCAGCGCAAGGCGGTTCGCATGAAGCAGCCGCTGTTGTCGTTCTCGCCGCGTGGCGAGCAGGCCGTCACCATGCGCGCACTGGCAAGGGAGCTTCCATGA
- the casB gene encoding type I-E CRISPR-associated protein Cse2/CasB, which yields MSEALTAKQRIWHRYIAADGVWRRKSGNAAERPPEEDLAVLRRGLGHPSGTVLEMFPFYTCPIDDFAARLGKFSTEQEAEHIALALYGLHQQGQDRPMHRAGYGLGRAMQRLRSQSHTCDQAVDTRFQQAFSAPSTQTLQRRLFGLVTQLKDIQQPLDYDQLICDVRHWHRPAPRSHVRRRWGLDYYGWTQQPTAPQAGH from the coding sequence TTGTCCGAAGCCCTCACCGCCAAGCAGCGAATCTGGCACCGTTACATCGCCGCGGACGGCGTCTGGCGCCGCAAAAGCGGCAATGCGGCCGAGCGTCCGCCCGAGGAGGACCTCGCGGTGCTGCGCCGGGGCCTGGGCCATCCCTCCGGGACCGTGCTGGAGATGTTCCCGTTCTACACCTGCCCCATCGACGACTTCGCCGCCCGCCTGGGGAAGTTCTCCACCGAGCAGGAGGCCGAGCACATCGCTCTCGCCCTCTACGGGCTGCATCAGCAGGGCCAGGACCGCCCCATGCACCGCGCCGGATACGGCCTCGGCCGTGCCATGCAACGGCTCCGCAGCCAAAGCCACACCTGTGATCAGGCCGTCGACACCCGCTTCCAGCAGGCGTTCTCCGCACCCTCGACGCAGACGCTCCAGCGACGGCTGTTCGGCCTGGTCACCCAGCTCAAAGACATCCAGCAGCCCCTTGACTACGACCAGCTGATCTGCGACGTCCGCCATTGGCACCGGCCCGCACCCCGCTCCCACGTGCGCCGCCGCTGGGGCCTGGACTACTACGGCTGGACCCAGCAACCCACAGCTCCACAAGCCGGCCACTAA
- a CDS encoding FAD-binding protein, whose protein sequence is MHCIAHGIDPSRTPMPVAPAAHYTCGGIRTDLDGRTRMPGLYAAGEAACTGPARSPPAGLQLSSGSLGLSDRLHGNLDWASFQ, encoded by the coding sequence GTGCATTGCATCGCGCACGGCATAGACCCGTCCCGCACTCCTATGCCGGTCGCCCCCGCCGCGCACTACACCTGTGGCGGCATTCGCACGGATCTCGATGGGCGGACCCGGATGCCGGGTCTGTATGCCGCAGGAGAGGCCGCCTGCACGGGCCCTGCACGGAGCCCACCGGCTGGCCTCCAACTCTCTTCTGGAAGCCTTGGTCTGTCTGATCGGCTTCACGGAAATCTTGACTGGGCCAGCTTTCAGTAG
- the cas5e gene encoding type I-E CRISPR-associated protein Cas5/CasD, giving the protein MTTPAPTSVLLLRLAAPLQSWGDRSYFNRRETRPEPTKSGVVGLVAAAVGRPRHAAIDDLAGLGLGIRVDQPGSLLRDYHTVSDHRGRPLLSAAVTAKGQQKPTSPHKYTQITHRFYLQDAVFLAALEGHRDLITTLEHALRRPAFPLALGRRSCPPTQPLLLGQRTGSLEEALQAEPWQATPAARARWSRQNGDTAHIGLPATLDDPAGGEARADVPLSFAPTNRTFTTRRTRHTYLQAPTGLTPDPARPPATGGHDPFALLGW; this is encoded by the coding sequence ATGACAACCCCCGCCCCCACCTCGGTTCTCCTGCTGCGCCTGGCCGCCCCACTCCAGTCATGGGGCGACCGCAGCTACTTCAACCGCCGCGAGACTCGTCCCGAACCCACCAAATCCGGTGTCGTGGGCCTCGTTGCCGCCGCCGTCGGCCGCCCTCGCCACGCCGCCATCGACGACCTCGCCGGCCTCGGACTCGGCATCCGCGTCGACCAGCCCGGCAGCCTCCTGCGCGACTACCACACCGTCAGCGACCACCGCGGCCGTCCACTCCTCTCCGCAGCCGTCACCGCCAAAGGGCAGCAAAAACCCACTTCACCCCACAAGTACACACAGATCACTCATCGCTTCTACCTCCAAGACGCCGTCTTCCTCGCAGCCCTAGAAGGCCACCGCGACCTCATCACCACCCTCGAACACGCCCTACGCCGCCCCGCCTTCCCCCTCGCCCTCGGCCGCCGCTCCTGCCCACCCACCCAGCCTCTGCTCCTAGGACAGCGCACCGGCTCACTTGAGGAGGCACTGCAAGCGGAGCCCTGGCAGGCCACCCCCGCGGCACGCGCACGCTGGAGTCGCCAGAACGGCGACACCGCCCACATCGGCCTGCCTGCCACCCTCGACGACCCGGCAGGAGGCGAAGCCCGCGCCGACGTCCCCCTGTCCTTCGCCCCCACAAACCGGACCTTCACCACCCGTCGAACTCGCCACACCTACCTCCAAGCCCCAACCGGCCTTACCCCCGACCCTGCACGGCCCCCGGCCACCGGCGGCCACGATCCCTTCGCCCTCCTGGGCTGGTGA
- a CDS encoding ParB/RepB/Spo0J family partition protein — protein MSRVADQLGTGASFGRTRGGVSARRAAVAAATGGVPTEGVPDPTTLSVDLISPNPDNPRTTFGDLTDLGNSLRDHGQKQAVTVMNRDAYVTANPARESELEDGTTHVVVDGSSRLWAARECGVPELKVMVDDTQGSTEDELLESALVANVHRQDLEPMDEARALQRLLTIHKTQTKLAKRLHRSQGWVSQRLALLGLTPELQQSLEAGTESVDLLRAVGNKPAERQQEALEELKEKKAAEESTRRRERGTPRTNDESHYDVIEDGTGGAGKPDPQGAQHRAPEASLSADDEPTVRREYTAPATAAAAKNSPAQKQREPLPELIGISSMPFGRPEAVLRILEEHMPAEKLEQLIKLLNNRA, from the coding sequence ATGAGCCGCGTTGCGGACCAACTGGGAACCGGCGCGTCCTTCGGCAGGACTCGTGGCGGAGTGAGCGCCCGGCGAGCTGCAGTGGCCGCAGCCACAGGCGGCGTTCCGACCGAGGGGGTGCCCGACCCGACCACACTCTCTGTCGACCTCATCAGCCCCAACCCCGACAACCCGCGAACGACCTTCGGGGACCTGACGGACCTAGGTAACAGCCTCAGGGACCATGGCCAGAAGCAGGCTGTCACGGTCATGAACCGGGATGCCTACGTCACGGCGAACCCGGCCCGTGAAAGTGAACTTGAGGACGGCACCACGCACGTGGTCGTCGACGGCAGCAGCCGCCTCTGGGCTGCCCGCGAATGCGGCGTCCCCGAGCTGAAGGTGATGGTCGATGACACCCAGGGCAGCACAGAAGACGAACTCCTGGAATCGGCCTTGGTTGCCAACGTCCACCGCCAGGACCTGGAACCGATGGATGAGGCGCGAGCCCTGCAGCGGCTACTGACCATCCACAAGACCCAGACCAAGCTCGCCAAACGGCTGCACAGGTCGCAGGGTTGGGTCTCTCAACGGTTGGCCCTGCTGGGTCTGACCCCCGAACTGCAGCAGAGCCTGGAGGCTGGCACGGAAAGTGTCGATCTGCTCCGGGCTGTGGGTAACAAGCCTGCCGAGCGGCAGCAAGAGGCACTGGAAGAACTGAAGGAGAAGAAGGCGGCCGAGGAGTCCACCCGCCGACGTGAACGAGGCACTCCACGCACCAACGACGAGTCTCATTACGACGTAATAGAGGACGGCACGGGGGGAGCGGGGAAGCCCGACCCGCAGGGTGCGCAGCACCGCGCCCCCGAGGCGAGCCTCTCGGCAGACGACGAGCCGACCGTCCGACGGGAGTATACGGCCCCGGCCACGGCAGCGGCGGCGAAGAACTCGCCAGCGCAGAAGCAGCGAGAGCCACTGCCAGAACTCATCGGCATCAGTTCCATGCCTTTTGGTCGTCCCGAAGCGGTGCTGCGGATCCTCGAGGAGCACATGCCTGCCGAGAAGCTGGAGCAATTGATCAAGCTGCTCAATAACCGGGCCTGA